In Helianthus annuus cultivar XRQ/B chromosome 8, HanXRQr2.0-SUNRISE, whole genome shotgun sequence, a single genomic region encodes these proteins:
- the LOC110872627 gene encoding delta-1-pyrroline-5-carboxylate synthase, giving the protein MDAIDPTRVFLKDVRRIVIKVGTAVVTRDDGRLALGRLGALCEQIQALNSEGFEVILVSSGAVGAGRQRLRYRKLINSSFADLQKPQAELDGKACAAVGQNGLMALYDTLFSQLDVTSAQLLVTDNDFRSPEFRKQLTETVDSLLSLKVIPVFNENDSISTRRAPYEDSSGIFWDNDSLAALLALELKADLLVLLSDVDGLYSGPPSDPQSKLIYTYIKEKLENTITFGDKSRLGRGGMTAKVKAAVYASQAGIPVVITSGFAGDNIIKVLRGEHIGTLFHRDAHTFVPSGELNAREMTVAARESSRLLQAMPAEERSKILLAIADALEANEKIIIHENEDDVAAALDEGYGSSLVNRLLLKPGKVSSLANAIRVLANMEEPIGQVLKRTELSDGFILEKMSSPLGVLLVIFESRPEALVQIASLAIRTGNGLLLKGGKEAKRSNAILHKIITSCIPETVGKGLIGLVTSREEIPELLKLDDVIDLVIPRGSNELVYQIKSLTKIPVLGHADGICHVYVDKSADMEKAKNIVLDAKTDYPAACNAMETLLVHQDLMENGGVSELLIELQTKGVSINGGPRACSLLNLPAAPSFHHEYSSLTCTIEIVDDVHAAIDHIHKHGSAHTDCIVTEDPEVADIFLHQVDSAAVFHNASTRFSDGFRFGLGAEVGISTSRIHARGPVGVEGLLTTRWIARGNGHVVDNDKGVVYTHKDLTQQGKKTCSSMTSNGPLNGEPRARASLIK; this is encoded by the exons ATGGACGCAATCGATCCAACTCGCGTTTTTCTCAAGGACGTTAGGCGTATCGTCATCAAG GTTGGGACGGCTGTTGTTACCCGAGATGATGGAAGGCTTGCACTTGGAAGATTAGGAGCACTTTGTGAGCAG ATTCAAGCGCTAAATTCTGAAGGATTTGAGGTTATCTTGGTGTCATCTGGTGCTGTTGGAGCTGGTCGACAAAGGCTTAGATACAGGAAATTAATCAATAGCAG CTTTGCGGATCTTCAAAAACCACAAGCCGAGCTTGATGGCAAGGCATGTGCAGCCGTTGGACAAAACGGTCTTATGGCACTTTACGATACACTGTTTAGCCAG CTTGACGTGACATCAGCCCAGCTTCTCGTGACTGATAACGACTTCAGGAGTCCAGAATTCAGGAAACAACTTACTGAAACTGTGGATTCATTGTTGTCGTTAAAAGTTATTCCTGTTTTTAACGAAAATGATTCCATTAGTACTCGCCGAGCTCCCTATGAGGATTCTTCTGGAATATTCTGGGATAATGACAGCCTGGCAGCTCTACTCGCTCTGGAGTTAAAAGCCGATCTTCTCGTGCTGTTAAGTGACGTCGATGGTCTTTATAGCGGGCCCCCCAGTGATCCTCAGTCGAAACTAATATACACATACATCAAGGAAAAACTGGAAAATACGATTACTTTCGGTGATAAATCTCGGTTAGGAAGAGGTGGTATGACTGCTAAAGTCAAAGCTGCTGTATATGCTTCTCAAGCTGGGATTCCTGTTGTCATCACCAG TGGGTTTGCGGGTGATAATATTATAAAGGTTCTAAGAGGAGAGCACATTGGTACCCTGTTTCATAGAGATGCTCATACGTTCGTCCCGAGTGGAGAACTAAATGCGCGTGAAATGACAGTTGCAGCAAGAGAAAGTTCTAGACTTCTTCAG GCAATGCCTGCAGAAGAGAGGAGTAAAATTCTGCTAGCAATAGCTGATGCTTTAGAAGCAAATGAGAAAATCATAATTCATGAAAACGAAGATGATGTGGCTGCTGCACTAGATGAAGGATATGGATCGTCGTTAGTCAATAGGTTGCTTCTAAAGCCTGGGAAG GTCTCTAGTCTCGCAAACGCAATCCGTGTGCTTGCGAATATGGAAGAGCCAATTGGCCAAGTATTAAAGAGAACAGAG CTGTCAGATGGATTCATCTTAGAGAAAATGTCATCTCCCCTGGGCGTTCTTCTTGTTATCTTTGAGTCTCGCCCTGAGGCACTTGTTCAG ATAGCATCGTTAGCCATCAGAACTGGGAATGGACTCTTATTGAAAGGAGGAAAGGAAGCAAAGCGTTCAAATGCGATCTTGCACAAA ATTATTACTTCATGCATCCCCGAAACAGTTGGTAAAGGGTTAATTGGCCTTGTAACTTCTAGAGAAGAGATCCCTGAATTGCTCAAG CTTGATGATGTTATTGATCTTGTGATCCCACGAGGCAGCAATGAACTAGTTTATCAGATAAAATCTTTGACCAAAATTCCTGTTCTTGGCCATGCTG ATGGAATATGTCATGTCTATGTTGACAAATCTGCTGATATGGAAAAGGCAAAGAACATAGTTTTGGATGCCAAAACAGATTACCCTGCAGCTTGTAATGCTATG GAAACACTTCTTGTTCATCAGGACTTGATGGAGAATGGTGGCGTTAGTGAGCTTCTCATTGAACTTCAAACTAAAG GTGTGAGTATAAATGGTGGGCCCAGGGCATGCTCCTTGCTTAATCTTCCAGCAGCACCATCATTTCATCATGAATACAGTTCACTGACTTGCACAATTGAAATTGTTGATGATGTGCATGCTGCCATTGATCATATACACAAACATGGAAG TGCACATACTGATTGCATTGTAACAGAAGACCCTGAAGTTGCTGACATCTTTTTGCATCAAGTTGACAG TGCTGCTGTATTTCATAATGCAAGCACAAGATTCAGTGACGGGTTTCGTTTTGGACTTGGCGCCGAG GTTGGCATAAGCACAAGCAGGATTCATGCTCGTGGGCCCGTTGGAGTTGAAGGGCTGCTAACAACCCGATG GATTGCAAGAGGAAACGGGCACGTGGTGGATAACGACAAAGGGGTCGTGTACACTCACAAAGACCTCACTCAGCAAGGTAAAAAGACATGCTCGAGTATGACCTCGAATGGGCCATTGAATGGTGAGCCACGGGCCCGAGCCAGTCTTATCAAGTGA